The Solanum lycopersicum chromosome 9, SLM_r2.1 genome window below encodes:
- the LOC112940016 gene encoding F-box/kelch-repeat protein At3g23880-like isoform X3 translates to MEEKKLSKNSIFPDANTRRRRRRIKFAKGRALQITRWRFIRLPMRSILRFKCVSKLWKSLIDDPYFKRTHYIHNRDNQKLLFAERLLDKNETYNFYTSSLSIVEDKQKLDGPTSCNPVDAILFCSCDGLVLIRVCYRKFCEELLLWNPSTRESILLPHPEFPLLYYVFGMEYDATSEGYKIVAVNLNGRNSINISVECLSRKSPSWRKIGYPTDIERPQGFRDCGTDNLAFLHGAFHWLGKSPSGYHTIVSLNISNEVYGEVPLLKQMYYLCPLYFFVDHGVSVLRGMLCFYSAYNLIESRGSFKLWIMKEYGVRESWTNFIKIKGTDLFLSARPLYMFADCQVLLHFRRFTYFSSNFTTSARPFDLCPECDTAKSGVVFAESFISPTSLTY, encoded by the exons ATGGAGGAGAAGAAGCTatcaaaaaattcaatctttccAGATGCCaacacaagaagaagaagaagaagaatcaaaTTTGCAAAG GGAAGAGCCCTTCAAATAACCAGATGGAGATTCATAAG GTTACCTATGCGCTCTATTCTTCGGTTCAAATGTGTTTCAAAATTGTGGAAATCATTAATTGACGATCCTTACTTTAAGAGGACACATTATATTCATAACAGGGATAACCAAAAACTTCTTTTTGCCGAAAGGTTACTTGATAAGAATGAGACATATAACTTCTACACTAGTTCTTTATCGATAGTTGAGGATAAACAAAAGCTTGATGGGCCTACAAGCTGCAATCCAGTGGATGCTATACTATTTTGTTCTTGTGATGGATTGGTTCTTATTCGTGTTTGCTATAGAAAGTTCTGTGAAGAACTTTTGTTGTGGAATCCGTCCACAAGAGAATCAATACTACTTCCCCATCCAGAATTTCCATTACTGTATTATGTATTTGGCATGGAATATGATGCAACTAGTGAAGGCTATAAGATCGTTGCAGTTAACCTCAATGGAAGAAATAGTATCAATATTTCGGTTGAATGTCTCTCTCGAAAAAGTCCTTCTTGGAGAAAAATTGGTTATCCAACTGACATTGAGCGGCCTCAGGGTTTTAGGGATTGTGGTACTGATAATTtggcgtttctacatggagcaTTTCATTGGCTTGGTAAGTCACCTTCTGGATATCATACTATCGTTTcgttaaatatttcaaatgagGTGTATGGAGAGGTACCGTTATTGAAGCAAATGTATTATCTATGTCCCCTGTACTTCTTCGTCGATCATGGTGTTTCAGTATTGAGAGGAATGCTTTGCTTTTATTCTGCATATAACCTTATTGAGTCTAGAGGCAGTTTTAAGTTGTGGATAATGAAGGAGTATGGTGTGAGGGAATCTTGGACTaactttattaaaataaaaggtaCCGATCTTTTTCTATCAGCGCGACCATTATATATGTTTGCGGATTGTCAAGTGTTACTACACTTCCGGCGTTTCACATATTTTAGTTCTAATTTCACGACAAGTGCAAGACCATTTGATTTATGCCCTGAATGTGATACTGCTAAGAGCGGAGTTGTTTTTGCAGAGAGCTTCATTTCACCTACTTCACTTACTTATTAG
- the LOC138338134 gene encoding uncharacterized protein: MDDCSPCTTLKDHQNCNDSCIMKKYFVPRTLEMLVNHYGYELVKDVVLKKHEINPTDLKVWISTKVVDVAKMNAFSDVIFAKNVDSDPDVPPDKVDRAHWAGKARKTRRRGASSSANPVQGGVSKAPAADTADEAAADDIDPPPPLAAQLSTVIAGSAVEEAIVEAADEEAYEQAPIAATAQLRARTRSAVEEVDEAADEEADEEADEEADEEADETSDDDNTDPRPPPPPPPAAQLSTQAPTAVTVQLPDRSSAVEEVDEAADEEADEEAATDDTDPRQI; this comes from the exons ATGGATGATTGCAGTCCTTGTACTACATTGAAGGATCATCAGAATTGCAACGATAGTTGTATAATGAAGAAGTATTTTGTTCCACGTACATTAGAGATGCTGGTGAATCATTATGGATATGAATTGGTGAAAGACGTAGTactaaaaaaacatgaaattaacCCAACGGATTTGAAGGTGTGGATATCTACGAAAGTAGTAGATGTTGCTAAAATGAATGCATTTTCCGATGTGATTTTCGC aaaaaatgtgGATTCCGATCCGGATGTACCTCCGGATAAGGTTGATAGAGCTCATTGGGCTGGAAAAGCTCGGAAAACTCGGAGAAGAGGAGCTAGTTCTTCGGCGAATCCTGTTCAAGGAGGAGTTTCAAAGGCTCCGGCAGCTGATACTGCAG ATGAAGCTGCTGCTGATGATATTGATCCACCTCCTCCACTAGCAGCTCAATTGTCTACTGTTATAGCAG GTTCTGCTGTAGAAGAAGCTATTGTAGAAGCTGCTGATGAAGAAGCTTATGAACAAGCTCCTATTGCTGCTACAGCTCAATTGCGTGCTAGAACTC GTTCTGCTGTAGAAGAAGTTGATGAAGCTGCTGATGAAGAAGCTGATGAAGAAGCTGATGAAGAAGCTGATGAAGAAGCTGATGAAACTTCCGATGATGATAATACTGATCCACGCCCACCACCACCTCCTCCACCAGCAGCTCAATTGTCTACTCAAGCTCCTACTGCTGTTACAGTTCAATTGCCTGATCGAA GTTCTGCTGTAGAAGAAGTTGATGAAGCTGCTGATGAAGAAGCTGATGAAGAAGCTGCTACTGATGATACTGATCCACGCCAAATTTGA
- the LOC138338137 gene encoding ethylene-insensitive protein 2.2-like, whose product MLPIAVGYVDPGKWAAMVDGGARFGHASTLVQFCCHLCWYLSAWIALGTDQDLAQICSEEYDKVTSIFLGTQAEVSMIAHNGFGHCTWA is encoded by the exons ATGCTGCCGATTGCAGTTGGCTATGTTGATCCTGGGAAATGGGCTGCAATGGTTGATGGAGGAGCCCGATTTGGTCATGCCAGTACTCTTGTTCAATTTTGCTGTCATCTGTGCTGGTATCTGTCTGCTTGGATAGCCTTAGGTACAGACCAAGATCTGGCGCAG ATTTGCAGTGAAGAATATGACAAAGTTACAAGCATATTCCTAGGAACTCAAGCTGAGGTTTCGATGATTGCTCACAATG GTTTTGGGCACTGCACATGGGCTTAA
- the LOC138338133 gene encoding uncharacterized protein C57A7.06-like codes for MSRMEKKSMPIHAPLPKPDQERLERDAAYGFIQKDVTKWEPHVKKNREAPTIYFGKDKNVGYSTVGEIAAEFEPRSDFEKKIATLFDDHEVVEAHRKDGARLLELNKISVEDVRERQDQLAKMRSLLFRHEMKAKRVKKIKSKVYHRLLKKDRLKQAGTATETDPEAAKEQAMKQEFKRAEERLTLKHKNSSKWAKRILKRGLDVQDDGTRAAIAEQLNQHALLSRKANNMNESSSSEESSDEDDLDEASDGSDQDAAVKLLKKAKDKTAAVLEGDEELPASGVLSLPFMVRGLKRRKDAANEEAKLALEEFESSLKELEDKNEPKTQETNILTGRRVFGAQKKQAPEPKKKATSDNYYGDSDSEGETDARENGISAHEENNLSQREVHFDPNLLREESEINHDSLFKSFDDIARDPGSKTSYEVSIFAADSWKKMNDSSAKGKQKKSANAKSATSLQITEPVESKPDGEEIHEDSDTDSGGEMVDGILTSGTKSTYEIPSQEELIRRAFAGDDVEDDFEREKQDALNEEVPEPEKPVLLPGWGQWTNIQKKRGPPSWMLEEHDNAKKKREEALKKRKDANLNHVIISEKRDKKAENLYTPTLPYPFTSQELFEGSIRMPIGPEFNPGTAVPALIRPEVVKRSGSIIKPIKFKEVNPHEKGQDHKRGGVQKKKGGKSKGKPTK; via the exons ATGAGTCGGATGGAGAAGAAGTCCATGCCTATTCATGCACCTCTTCCGAAACCGGATCAAGAAAGATTGGAAAGAGATGCTGCTTATGGTTTTATCCAGAAGGATGTTACAAAATGGGAACCTCATGTCAAAAAAAACAGAGAGGCACCGACTATATATTTTGGCAAAGATAAGAACGTGGGATATTCTACGGTAGGAGAAATCGCTGCTGAATTTGAACCAAGAAgtgattttgagaaaaaaattgctACTCTTTTTGATGACCATGAGGTCGTTGAAGCTCATAGAAAAGATGGTGCAAGACTTCTTGAACTTAATAAG ATATCCGTAGAAGATGTGAGGGAGCGCCAAGACCAGCTTGCTAAGATGCGTAGTCTTCTTTTCCGTCATGAAATGAAGGCAAAACGAGTCAAGAAGATAAAGTCAAAAGTGTATCATCGTTTGCTAAAAAAGGATAGATTGAAACAAGCAGGTACTGCAACTGAAACAGATCCAGAAGCAGCCAAAGAGCAGGCCATGAAACAAGAATTCAAAAGGGCAGAG GAACGCTTGACCTTGAAGCACAAGAATAGCTCCAAGTGGGCAAAGCGCATCTTAAAACGTGGATTGGATGTGCAAGATGACGGAACACGAGCTGCTATTGCTGAACAACTAAATCAACATGCCCTTTTGTCCAGAAAAGCAAATAACATGAATGAGAGCAGTAGTAGTGAAGAAAGCAGTGATGAGGACGACCTTGATGAGGCCTCTGATGGATCAGATCAGGATGCTGCAGTAAAACTGTTGAAGAAAGCGAAGGACAAGACTGCCGCAGTCTTAGAAGGGGACGAAGAATTGCCAGCATCAGGAGTGCTTTCTTTACCTTTCATG GTACGCGGATTGAAAAGAAGGAAAGATGCGGCCAATGAAGAAGCAAAGCTTGCTCTAGAAGAGTTTGAGTCATCGTTGAAGGAATTAGAAGACAAGAACGAGCCAAAAACTCAAGAAACAAATATTCTGACTGGCAGGAGGGTTTTTGGTGCTCAAAAAAAGCAGGCACCTGAACCCAAAAAGAAAGCGACATCAGACAATTATTATGGTGACAGTGATAGTGAAGGCGAGACAGATGCCAGAGAAAATGGCATCAGTGCtcatgaagaaaataatttatctcaGAGGGAAGTTCATTTTGATCCCAATTTACTTCGTGAAGAGTCTGAGATTAATCATGATTCTCTGTTTAAG AGTTTTGACGACATTGCGAGAGACCCAGGCTCAAAGACATCATACGAAGTTTCCATTTTTGCAGCCGACTCATGGAAAAAG ATGAATGATTCATCAGCTAAAGGGAAGCAGAAGAAATCTGCAAATGCAAAGAGTGCAACCTCTTTACAGATCACAGAACCTGTTGAGAGTAAACCTGATGGGGAG GAAATTCATGAGGATAGCGATACTGATAGTGGAGGAGAAATGGTTGATGGAATTTTAACATCTGGGACTAAATCCACATATGAAATCCCATCTCAAGAAGAGCTTATTCGGCGTGCTTTTGCTGGTGATGATGTTGAAGACGACTTTGAGAGAGAAAAACAAGATGCGTTGAATGAGGAAGTTCCAGAGCCTGAGAAGCCTGTTTTACTGCCTGGTTGGGGACAATGGACCAATATACAAAAGAAGAGAGGTCCGCCTTCTTGGATGCTTGAAGAACATGATAATGccaaaaagaaaagggaagaagCTCTCAAGAAGAGAAAGGATGCTAATCTGaatcatgttatcatctccGAAAAGAGGGATAAAAAG GCTGAGAATTTATACACGCCAACATTACCTTATCCGTTTACTTCCCAAGAACTTTTTGAGGGGAGCATTCGTATGCCCATTGGACCTGAATTCAACCCCGGAACAGCAGTTCCAGCTCTTATCCGCCCAGAG GTGGTAAAGAGGAGCGGTAGTATCATAAAGCCAATCAAATTCAAGGAGGTAAATCCCCATGAAAAAGGACAGGACCACAAACGTGGTGGTGTGCAGAAAAAGAAGGGTGGTAAAAGTAAGGGCAAACCTACAAAATAG
- the LOC112940016 gene encoding F-box/kelch-repeat protein At3g23880-like isoform X2, producing MEEKKLSKNSIFPDANTRRRRRRIKFAKVPTIHFQDEIMMDILCRLPMRSILRFKCVSKLWKSLIDDPYFKRTHYIHNRDNQKLLFAERLLDKNETYNFYTSSLSIVEDKQKLDGPTSCNPVDAILFCSCDGLVLIRVCYRKFCEELLLWNPSTRESILLPHPEFPLLYYVFGMEYDATSEGYKIVAVNLNGRNSINISVECLSRKSPSWRKIGYPTDIERPQGFRDCGTDNLAFLHGAFHWLGKSPSGYHTIVSLNISNEVYGEVPLLKQMYYLCPLYFFVDHGVSVLRGMLCFYSAYNLIESRGSFKLWIMKEYGVRESWTNFIKIKGTDLFLSARPLYMFADCQVLLHFRRFTYFSSNFTTSARPFDLCPECDTAKSGVVFAESFISPTSLTY from the exons ATGGAGGAGAAGAAGCTatcaaaaaattcaatctttccAGATGCCaacacaagaagaagaagaagaagaatcaaaTTTGCAAAG GTCCCAACAATTCATTTCCAAGACGAAATAATGATGGACATCCTCTGCAGGTTACCTATGCGCTCTATTCTTCGGTTCAAATGTGTTTCAAAATTGTGGAAATCATTAATTGACGATCCTTACTTTAAGAGGACACATTATATTCATAACAGGGATAACCAAAAACTTCTTTTTGCCGAAAGGTTACTTGATAAGAATGAGACATATAACTTCTACACTAGTTCTTTATCGATAGTTGAGGATAAACAAAAGCTTGATGGGCCTACAAGCTGCAATCCAGTGGATGCTATACTATTTTGTTCTTGTGATGGATTGGTTCTTATTCGTGTTTGCTATAGAAAGTTCTGTGAAGAACTTTTGTTGTGGAATCCGTCCACAAGAGAATCAATACTACTTCCCCATCCAGAATTTCCATTACTGTATTATGTATTTGGCATGGAATATGATGCAACTAGTGAAGGCTATAAGATCGTTGCAGTTAACCTCAATGGAAGAAATAGTATCAATATTTCGGTTGAATGTCTCTCTCGAAAAAGTCCTTCTTGGAGAAAAATTGGTTATCCAACTGACATTGAGCGGCCTCAGGGTTTTAGGGATTGTGGTACTGATAATTtggcgtttctacatggagcaTTTCATTGGCTTGGTAAGTCACCTTCTGGATATCATACTATCGTTTcgttaaatatttcaaatgagGTGTATGGAGAGGTACCGTTATTGAAGCAAATGTATTATCTATGTCCCCTGTACTTCTTCGTCGATCATGGTGTTTCAGTATTGAGAGGAATGCTTTGCTTTTATTCTGCATATAACCTTATTGAGTCTAGAGGCAGTTTTAAGTTGTGGATAATGAAGGAGTATGGTGTGAGGGAATCTTGGACTaactttattaaaataaaaggtaCCGATCTTTTTCTATCAGCGCGACCATTATATATGTTTGCGGATTGTCAAGTGTTACTACACTTCCGGCGTTTCACATATTTTAGTTCTAATTTCACGACAAGTGCAAGACCATTTGATTTATGCCCTGAATGTGATACTGCTAAGAGCGGAGTTGTTTTTGCAGAGAGCTTCATTTCACCTACTTCACTTACTTATTAG
- the LOC138338136 gene encoding UDP-glucuronic acid decarboxylase 1-like has product MNKIDGLVALMESEHVGPFNLGNPGEFPMLELAGVVKEVIDPSATIGFKANTTDDPHKRKPDISKAKELLNWEPKFSLQEGLPLMVNDFRNRILNEDEGKGN; this is encoded by the exons ATGAACAAG ATTGATGGATTAGTGGCCCTCATGGAGAGTGAGCACGTTGGCCCTTTCAACTTGGGAAATCCAGGAGAATTCCCCATGTTGGAGCTTGCTGGG GTGGTCAAAGAAGTGATTGATCCCAGTGCCACTATTGGGTTCAAAGCCAACACCACGGATGATCCTCACAAGAGGAAACCTGATATTAGCAAAGCAAAGGAACTACTAAATTGGGAACCAAAATTCTCATTGCAAGAGGGGCTTCCTCTCATGGTCAATGATTTCCGCAATCGTATCTTAAATGAAGATGAAGGCAAAGGGAACTAA
- the LOC112940016 gene encoding F-box/kelch-repeat protein At3g23880-like isoform X1, translating to MTMKCTCSHRRQAHVNLAHTKAKKSILDTVQANLIINRTKKFNQISNGGEEAIKKFNLSRCQHKKKKKKNQICKGKSPSNNQMEIHKVPTIHFQDEIMMDILCRLPMRSILRFKCVSKLWKSLIDDPYFKRTHYIHNRDNQKLLFAERLLDKNETYNFYTSSLSIVEDKQKLDGPTSCNPVDAILFCSCDGLVLIRVCYRKFCEELLLWNPSTRESILLPHPEFPLLYYVFGMEYDATSEGYKIVAVNLNGRNSINISVECLSRKSPSWRKIGYPTDIERPQGFRDCGTDNLAFLHGAFHWLGKSPSGYHTIVSLNISNEVYGEVPLLKQMYYLCPLYFFVDHGVSVLRGMLCFYSAYNLIESRGSFKLWIMKEYGVRESWTNFIKIKGTDLFLSARPLYMFADCQVLLHFRRFTYFSSNFTTSARPFDLCPECDTAKSGVVFAESFISPTSLTY from the exons ATGACTATGAAGTGTACATGCTCCCATCGTCGCCAGGCCCATGTAAATTTAGCTCATACAAAAGCCAAGAAGTCCATTCTTGATACAGTACAAGCTAATCTTATTATTAACAGGACAAAAAAGTTTAATCAGATTAGCAATGGAGGAGAAGAAGCTatcaaaaaattcaatctttccAGATGCCaacacaagaagaagaagaagaagaatcaaaTTTGCAAAG GGAAGAGCCCTTCAAATAACCAGATGGAGATTCATAAG GTCCCAACAATTCATTTCCAAGACGAAATAATGATGGACATCCTCTGCAGGTTACCTATGCGCTCTATTCTTCGGTTCAAATGTGTTTCAAAATTGTGGAAATCATTAATTGACGATCCTTACTTTAAGAGGACACATTATATTCATAACAGGGATAACCAAAAACTTCTTTTTGCCGAAAGGTTACTTGATAAGAATGAGACATATAACTTCTACACTAGTTCTTTATCGATAGTTGAGGATAAACAAAAGCTTGATGGGCCTACAAGCTGCAATCCAGTGGATGCTATACTATTTTGTTCTTGTGATGGATTGGTTCTTATTCGTGTTTGCTATAGAAAGTTCTGTGAAGAACTTTTGTTGTGGAATCCGTCCACAAGAGAATCAATACTACTTCCCCATCCAGAATTTCCATTACTGTATTATGTATTTGGCATGGAATATGATGCAACTAGTGAAGGCTATAAGATCGTTGCAGTTAACCTCAATGGAAGAAATAGTATCAATATTTCGGTTGAATGTCTCTCTCGAAAAAGTCCTTCTTGGAGAAAAATTGGTTATCCAACTGACATTGAGCGGCCTCAGGGTTTTAGGGATTGTGGTACTGATAATTtggcgtttctacatggagcaTTTCATTGGCTTGGTAAGTCACCTTCTGGATATCATACTATCGTTTcgttaaatatttcaaatgagGTGTATGGAGAGGTACCGTTATTGAAGCAAATGTATTATCTATGTCCCCTGTACTTCTTCGTCGATCATGGTGTTTCAGTATTGAGAGGAATGCTTTGCTTTTATTCTGCATATAACCTTATTGAGTCTAGAGGCAGTTTTAAGTTGTGGATAATGAAGGAGTATGGTGTGAGGGAATCTTGGACTaactttattaaaataaaaggtaCCGATCTTTTTCTATCAGCGCGACCATTATATATGTTTGCGGATTGTCAAGTGTTACTACACTTCCGGCGTTTCACATATTTTAGTTCTAATTTCACGACAAGTGCAAGACCATTTGATTTATGCCCTGAATGTGATACTGCTAAGAGCGGAGTTGTTTTTGCAGAGAGCTTCATTTCACCTACTTCACTTACTTATTAG